The Dioscorea cayenensis subsp. rotundata cultivar TDr96_F1 chromosome 7, TDr96_F1_v2_PseudoChromosome.rev07_lg8_w22 25.fasta, whole genome shotgun sequence genome includes a region encoding these proteins:
- the LOC120265520 gene encoding putative S-adenosyl-L-methionine-dependent methyltransferase MAV_4444 isoform X1, with translation MDIVHQWPLSISLNPRKQARPTTMASLSHLANGNHHPDPLLHSALRSASLRFHESHRSAPLFLDPYCGCFLSPDTAPPSASTPYRLATKFIDDELMNRMMSDDELRQVVLFTDGMDTRPFRLNWPRSSAIYDVSPGSVFQFASQRLKDVGAKISRTCMLLHVPSESSNIQERLCEKGFNGNRPSIWALQGLPLMTSASFNDLLFLVSCLAMKSSIFLGELPGWLLGTEFGNMQAATRKWMESLFMSHGFQVSIVSYAEVARKLHLEPPTENLCSALFVAEQLRFSDAQMERWRSEFDRLEDEGDEEGFEEL, from the exons ATGGACATTGTCCATCAATGGCCGCTCTCCATCTCATTGAATCCCAGAAAGCAAGCAAGACCCACAACAATGGCATCCCTCTCCCACCTCGCCAATGGCAATCACCACCCCGACCCTCTCCTCCACTCCGCTCTCCGTTCCGCATCTCTTCGCTTCCACGAATCCCATCGTTCAG CCCCTCTCTTCCTTGACCCCTACTGCGGCTGCTTCCTCTCTCCGGATACCGCACCACCTTCTGCTTCAACGCCCTATCGTTTGGCCACGAAGTTCATCGATGATGAGTTGATGAATAGGATGATGAGCGACGATGAGCTTAGGCAG GTTGTCTTGTTCACAGATGGGATGGATACTCGTCCTTTTAGGTTAAATTGGCCGAGATCTTCTGCCATTTATGATGTTTCTCCTGGGAGTGTCTTCCAATTTGCTTCTCAGAGACTTAAAG atgttgGAGCTAAGATATCAAGGACCTGCATGCTGCTTCACGTTCCTTCAGAGTCCTCAAATATACAGGAACGCTTATGTGAGAAAGGCTTTAATGGAAACAGGCCAAGCATTTGGGCTCTTCAG GGGCTGCCACTAATGACATCAGCAAGTTTCAATGACCTGCTTTTCCTTGTTAGTTGCTTGGCCATGAAAAGCAGCATTTTCTTGGGAGAACTGCCTGGTTGGTTATTAGGGACTGAATTCGGAAACATG CAGGCTGCCACTCGGAAGTGGATGGAGAGTCTTTTCATGAGTCATGGCTTTCAAGTGAGCATAGTCAGCTACGCCGAGGTTGCAAGAAAGCTGCACCTAGAACCTCCAACTGAAAATTTATGCAGTGCTCTTTTTGTTGCCGAACAGCTGCGATTTTCTGATGCGCAG ATGGAGAGATGGAGGTCAGAATTCGACAGACTAGAGGATGAAGGAGACGAAGAAGGATTCGAGGAACTAtag
- the LOC120265520 gene encoding putative S-adenosyl-L-methionine-dependent methyltransferase MAV_4444 isoform X2 — MDIVHQWPLSISLNPRKQARPTTMASLSHLANGNHHPDPLLHSALRSASLRFHESHRSAPLFLDPYCGCFLSPDTAPPSASTPYRLATKFIDDELMNRMMSDDELRQVVLFTDGMDTRPFRLNWPRSSAIYDVSPGSVFQFASQRLKDVGAKISRTCMLLHVPSESSNIQERLCEKGFNGNRPSIWALQGLPLMTSASFNDLLFLVSCLAMKSSIFLGELPGWLLGTEFGNMAATRKWMESLFMSHGFQVSIVSYAEVARKLHLEPPTENLCSALFVAEQLRFSDAQMERWRSEFDRLEDEGDEEGFEEL, encoded by the exons ATGGACATTGTCCATCAATGGCCGCTCTCCATCTCATTGAATCCCAGAAAGCAAGCAAGACCCACAACAATGGCATCCCTCTCCCACCTCGCCAATGGCAATCACCACCCCGACCCTCTCCTCCACTCCGCTCTCCGTTCCGCATCTCTTCGCTTCCACGAATCCCATCGTTCAG CCCCTCTCTTCCTTGACCCCTACTGCGGCTGCTTCCTCTCTCCGGATACCGCACCACCTTCTGCTTCAACGCCCTATCGTTTGGCCACGAAGTTCATCGATGATGAGTTGATGAATAGGATGATGAGCGACGATGAGCTTAGGCAG GTTGTCTTGTTCACAGATGGGATGGATACTCGTCCTTTTAGGTTAAATTGGCCGAGATCTTCTGCCATTTATGATGTTTCTCCTGGGAGTGTCTTCCAATTTGCTTCTCAGAGACTTAAAG atgttgGAGCTAAGATATCAAGGACCTGCATGCTGCTTCACGTTCCTTCAGAGTCCTCAAATATACAGGAACGCTTATGTGAGAAAGGCTTTAATGGAAACAGGCCAAGCATTTGGGCTCTTCAG GGGCTGCCACTAATGACATCAGCAAGTTTCAATGACCTGCTTTTCCTTGTTAGTTGCTTGGCCATGAAAAGCAGCATTTTCTTGGGAGAACTGCCTGGTTGGTTATTAGGGACTGAATTCGGAAACATG GCTGCCACTCGGAAGTGGATGGAGAGTCTTTTCATGAGTCATGGCTTTCAAGTGAGCATAGTCAGCTACGCCGAGGTTGCAAGAAAGCTGCACCTAGAACCTCCAACTGAAAATTTATGCAGTGCTCTTTTTGTTGCCGAACAGCTGCGATTTTCTGATGCGCAG ATGGAGAGATGGAGGTCAGAATTCGACAGACTAGAGGATGAAGGAGACGAAGAAGGATTCGAGGAACTAtag
- the LOC120264897 gene encoding LOW QUALITY PROTEIN: blue-light photoreceptor PHR2 (The sequence of the model RefSeq protein was modified relative to this genomic sequence to represent the inferred CDS: deleted 1 base in 1 codon) yields the protein MASSSSSSMDLQTLEQEEQQQQQPQTLQSPPIASLSLSLSPLLLLPSSKPSLSPFSSLKLPSQLSSVSLHLSSFSLSSKPFSSSSSSSSSISTLRSPLPLLPRRSSDPSHPVAGRRCSIVWFRCDLRIHDNDALTSASNDSLSILPIYLFDPRDFGKSSSGFDRTGPYRAAFLRDSVADLRRSLQSRGSDLVVRVGRPETILPELARAVGADAVYAHREVSNDEVRTEEKVEKVMQDEGVEMKLFWGSTLYHIDDLPFELDQMPLNYGGFTERVRGLSVRKTIEALDQIKGLPSRGDVDPGEIPSLTELGLNPPPVIAQDGKPVNATLVGGESEALQKLKTFAAECHAQPKKGHTDSAQDSIYGANFSCKISPWLAMGCLSPRSMFDELKKSATRTMSMASKPKNGTGTDDTGMNWLLFELLWRDFFRFITRKYSSKKRKLEPSAPATACTGALA from the exons ATGGCttcctcctcatcctcatccatggatctccaaaccctagaacaagaagaacaacaacaacaacaaccccaAACTCTCCAATCTCCTCCCATCGcttctctctccctctccctctcccctctcctccttctcccCTCTTCCAaaccctctctctctcccttctcCTCCCTCAAGCTCCCTTCCCAACTCTCCTCCGTCTCTCTCCACCTCtcctccttctctctctcttccaaacccttctcctcctcctcatcctcatcctcctccatTTCCACTCTCCGCTCCCCTCTCCCTCTCCTCCCTCGCCGCTCCTCCGACCCCTCCCACCCCGTCGCCGGCCGCCGCTGCTCCATCGTATGGTTCCGCTGCGACCTCCGCATCCACGACAACGACGCCCTCACCTCCGCCTCCAACGACTCGCTCTCCATTCTCCCAATCTACCTCTTCGACCCTCGCGACTTCGGCAAATCCTCCTCCGGCTTCGACCGCACTGGCCCTTACCGCGCTGCCTTCCTCCGCGACTCCGTCGCTGACCTCCGCCGCTCTCTCCAATCTCGTGGCTCCGACCTCGTCGTCCGCGTTGGCCGCCCTGAAACCATCCTCCCCGAGCTCGCCCGCGCTGTTGGCGCCGATGCTGTCTACGCACATCGTGAGGTCTCCAACGATGAGGTCCGCACTGAGGAGAAGGTCGAGAAGGTGATGCAGGATGAGGGGGTGGAGATGAAGCTTTTCTGGGGGAGCACTCTCTACCACATTGATGATTTGCCGTTCGAGCTGGATCAGATGCCTCTCAACTATGGAGGTTTTACTGAGCGTGTGCGTGGCTTATCTGTGAGGAAGACGATTGAGGCTTTGGATCAAATCAAGGGTTTGCCTTCCAGAGGTGATGTTGATCCTGGGGAAATCCCTAGCTTGACGGAGCTCGGCCTCAATCCACCGCCTGTCATTGCTCAG GATGGAAAACCTGTTAATGCTACTCTAGTAGGCGGTGAA TCTGAAGCATTGCAAAAGCTTAAAACATTTGCTGCTGAATGCCATGCACAACCGAAAAAGGGACACACAGATAGCGCCCAAGACAGCATCTATGGTGCTAATTTCTCATGCAAAATCTCACCATGGTTAGCAATGGGATGCCTATCTCCACGTTCCATGTTTGATGAATTGAAGAAAAGTGCTACCAG AACAATGTCCATGGCCTCAAAACCAAAGAATGGCACTGGTACAGATGATACTGGCATGAACTGGTTATTGTTTGAATTGCTCTGGAGGGATTTCTTCAG GTTCATCACTAGAAAGTACAGCTCCAAGAAGAGAAAGCTTGAACCAAGTGCTCCGGCCACCGCCTGCACTGGCGCGCTTGCTTAA
- the LOC120265900 gene encoding 60S ribosomal protein L22-2-like has translation MGRVTGGAAPAKGGKKKGAAVFVIDCAKPVEDKIMDIASLEKFLQERIKVGGGKPGAFGDAITVSREKTKITVTSEGPFSKRYLKYLTKKYLKKHNVRDWLRVISSNKDRNVYELRYFNIAENEGEEEE, from the exons ATGGGGCGAGTCACAGGTGGAGCGGCGCCGGCCAAGGGTGGCAAGAAGAAGGGGGCGGCGGTGTTCGTCATCGATTGCGCCAAGCCCGTGGAGGACAAGATCATGGACATCGCGTCCTTGGAGAAGTTCCTCCAAGAGCGCATCAAGGTCGGCGGTGGGAAGCCTGGTGCTTTTGGTGATGCCATCACTGTGTCCCGTGAGAAGACCAAGATCACCGTCACCTCCGAAGGCCCTTTTTCCAAGAG GTACTTGAAGTACTTGACCAAGAAGTACTTAAAGAAGCATAACGTTCGTGATTGGCTGCGAGTCATATCCTCCAACAAAGACCGGAATGTTTATGAGCTGCGGTATTTCAATATTGCAGAGAatgaaggagaggaagaagagtaA